One genomic window of Micromonospora sp. WMMD1128 includes the following:
- a CDS encoding GH1 family beta-glucosidase, translating into MTELRFPEGFVWGAATAAYQIEGAAREDGRGPSIWDTFSRTPGAVAQGHTGDVACDHYHRYAEDVALMAELGLRAYRFSVSWPRIRPDGTGPVEPRGLDFYDRLTDALLARGIDPIVTLYHWDLPQVLEDRGGWTVRETAEHFAEYAVVVHRRLGDRVRTWTTLNEPWCSAYLGYGAGVHAPGRRDPGDAFRAVHHLLLGHGLAARALRAAGAETIGITLNPADVQPADAGSAADAEAVRLVDGLHNRIFLDPLTGAGYPADVLAHVSRIVAPDFVRDGDEKIIAAPLDLLGLNYYSPTYVAGRPDGGGSDAYPGTAGAVEFLPATGPVTDMGWSIEPAGLTRLLARVAADHPGLPLMITENGGAFPDATRDESGRVADADRTAYLDGHLRAAHEAIARGVDLRGYLVWSLLDNFEWAEGYRKRFGIVHVDYLTQRRTPKQSARWYQEVIARNGL; encoded by the coding sequence ATGACGGAACTCCGTTTCCCCGAGGGCTTCGTCTGGGGCGCGGCCACCGCCGCGTACCAGATCGAGGGCGCCGCCCGCGAGGACGGTCGCGGCCCGTCGATCTGGGACACCTTCAGCCGTACGCCGGGCGCGGTGGCCCAGGGCCACACCGGCGACGTGGCCTGTGACCACTACCACAGGTACGCCGAGGACGTGGCACTGATGGCCGAGCTGGGGCTGCGGGCGTACCGGTTCTCGGTGTCCTGGCCCCGGATCCGGCCGGACGGCACCGGCCCGGTCGAGCCGCGCGGGCTGGACTTCTACGACCGGCTGACCGACGCGCTGCTGGCCCGGGGCATCGACCCGATCGTCACGCTCTACCACTGGGATCTGCCGCAGGTGCTCGAGGACCGGGGCGGCTGGACCGTCCGGGAGACCGCCGAGCACTTCGCCGAGTACGCGGTCGTCGTACACCGTCGCCTCGGCGACCGGGTCCGCACCTGGACCACGCTCAACGAACCGTGGTGCTCGGCGTACCTCGGGTACGGCGCCGGGGTGCACGCGCCCGGCCGACGCGACCCGGGGGACGCCTTCCGGGCCGTACACCATCTGCTGCTCGGCCACGGCCTGGCCGCGCGAGCGCTGCGCGCGGCCGGCGCGGAGACGATCGGGATCACGCTCAACCCGGCCGACGTGCAGCCGGCGGACGCCGGCAGCGCGGCGGACGCCGAGGCGGTGCGGCTCGTCGACGGCCTGCACAACCGGATCTTCCTGGACCCGCTGACCGGCGCCGGCTACCCGGCGGACGTGCTGGCGCACGTGAGCCGGATCGTCGCGCCGGACTTCGTCCGGGACGGGGACGAGAAGATCATCGCCGCGCCGCTGGACCTGCTCGGCCTGAACTACTACTCGCCCACCTACGTGGCGGGGCGGCCGGACGGCGGGGGCAGCGACGCGTACCCGGGCACCGCCGGCGCGGTCGAGTTCCTGCCGGCGACCGGTCCGGTCACCGACATGGGCTGGTCGATCGAGCCGGCCGGGCTGACCCGGCTGCTGGCCCGGGTGGCCGCCGACCACCCCGGCCTGCCGCTGATGATCACCGAGAACGGCGGCGCGTTCCCGGACGCCACCCGGGACGAATCGGGCCGGGTGGCCGACGCCGACCGGACCGCCTACCTCGACGGGCACCTGCGCGCCGCGCACGAGGCCATCGCCCGCGGGGTCGACCTGCGCGGCTATCTCGTATGGTCGTTGCTGGACAACTTCGAATGGGCCGAGGGATACCGGAAGCGGTTCGGGATCGTCCACGTCGACTACCTGACCCAGCGGCGCACACCCAAGCAGAGCGCCCGCTGGTACCAGGAGGTGATCGCCCGGAACGGGCTGTGA
- a CDS encoding carbohydrate ABC transporter permease: protein MTRLWSASRLTYLALVLSAALSVFPIYWMFVVASRTSDAMGQVPPPLTPGGNLGANIARLFDNTDAYFLTGLINSAIVATTVTISVVFFSTLAGFAFAKLRFRGRNALLLTIVATMMVPTQLGVIPLYLLMTKLNWNDRLPAVIVPALVTGFGVFMMRQYAGQAVSTELIEAARMDGCNTARIYWNVVLPALRPAAAVLGLLTFMTTWNDFLWPYAVLNDPENPTVQLSLRALSDGYYQDMSQVFTGTAIATLPLLLVFVLFGRQIIGGIMEGAVKA, encoded by the coding sequence ATGACCCGCCTCTGGTCGGCCAGCCGGCTCACCTACCTGGCGTTGGTGCTCTCAGCCGCGCTGTCGGTCTTCCCGATCTACTGGATGTTCGTGGTGGCCAGCCGCACCAGCGACGCGATGGGCCAGGTCCCACCCCCGCTCACCCCCGGCGGCAACCTCGGCGCCAACATCGCCCGGCTGTTCGACAACACCGACGCCTACTTCCTCACCGGCCTGATCAACTCGGCGATCGTGGCCACCACCGTGACGATCTCGGTGGTGTTCTTCTCCACGCTGGCCGGGTTCGCGTTCGCGAAGCTGCGGTTCCGCGGGCGCAACGCGCTGCTGCTGACCATCGTCGCCACCATGATGGTCCCCACCCAGCTCGGCGTGATCCCGCTCTACCTGCTGATGACGAAGCTGAACTGGAACGACCGGCTGCCCGCCGTCATCGTGCCGGCGCTCGTCACCGGCTTCGGCGTGTTCATGATGCGCCAGTACGCCGGCCAGGCGGTCAGCACCGAGCTGATCGAGGCGGCCCGGATGGACGGGTGCAACACCGCCCGGATCTACTGGAACGTGGTGCTGCCCGCGCTGCGCCCGGCCGCCGCCGTGCTCGGCCTGCTCACGTTCATGACCACCTGGAACGACTTCCTCTGGCCGTACGCGGTGCTCAACGACCCGGAGAACCCGACCGTCCAGCTGTCGCTGCGGGCCCTCTCCGACGGGTACTACCAGGACATGTCGCAGGTGTTCACCGGCACGGCCATCGCTACGCTGCCCCTGCTGCTGGTGTTCGTCCTGTTCGGCCGTCAGATCATCGGCGGGATCATGGAAGGTGCGGTGAAGGCATGA